The window GGTCATTGAGCAGGGTGCCGTTCCAGTCCCACACCAGGTGGTTGCGCGCCGGGGTCATCGGAGCACCCTAACGCCTGGCGTCACAGCTGCGGCGTGGTCAGGTCCCGCAGCAGCCGCTCCTCCTCCACCCGCCAGTAGCCGTGCTCCTTGCCGTCTAGCAGCACCACGGGCAGCCTGTCGCCGTACTCGCGTTCCAGCTCGATGTCGTCGGTGACGTCCTTCTCGGTCCACCGGTCCCCGGTGACCGCCACCACCCGGTCCAGCGCCAGTTTCGCCTCGTCGCAGAGGTGGCAGCCGGGGCGGGTGATCAGGGTGAGTCGGGGCTCACGCATCGGTCTCCTCCGTCGTGCTGGCGCCGGCCGGGGCCGACGGGCGGGTCTCCGGCGACGCCGCCGGGGACGGCACCGGGGACGCCGGGGACGACGCCGTCCGGAGCAGGGTCTTGCGCACCTTGCCGATCACCGAGTGCGGCAACTCGTCGACGAACTCGACGGCGGTCGGGCACTTGAACCGGGCCAGGTTGCGGGCGCAGTGGGCGAGCAGCTCCTCACCGGTCACCGGACGCCCCGGCGCCGGCACCACGTACGCCCGGACAGTCTCGCCGGTCCGCGGGTGCGGCACACCCAGTACCGCCGACTCGGCCACCCCCGGGTGCGCGGAGAGCACCAGCTCGACCTCGTGCGGGTACACGTTGAACCCGTTGACCAGGATCAGCTCGCCGATCCGGTCGACCAGGAAGAGGTCGCCGTCGGAGTCGGCGTACGCCACGTCGCCGGTGGACCACCAGCCGTCGGCGTCCGGGCCGCCCCGGCCGTCCGGCCAGTAGCCGGCGAAGACGTTGGCCCCGCGCACCACGACCTGGCCCGGGTCGGTGCCGGGTGTGACGTCGGAGAGGTCCAGCTCGTCGGCGTCGTCCTCCGGCTCGGCCACGCCGTCGCGCCACAGGTCGGCCCCATCGGTCCCGACCAGCCGCAACTCGACGCCGGGCAGCGGCCGGCCGATGGAGCCGGGCTTCGGCTCCCCGCCGACCAGGGTGGAGGTGAGCACCGGCGCGGTCTCGGTGAGGCCGTACCCGACGTGCACCGGGCGGCCGGCGACCTCGGCGAAGCGCGTCGCGACGGCCGGCTCCAGCGGCGCCGCGCCGCAGACCACGGCCCGGACCGACGTCATCGCCGCGGCGAGGGCGGCGGCGTCCGCCGTGGACCAGGCGGCCACCATCGACGGTACGCCGACCAGCACGGTGACCCGGTGCCGGGCGATCACGGCCAGTCCCGCGTCGGTGCCGAGGTCGTCGACGAGCACCCCGGTCGCGCCATGGTGGACGACCGCGCCCAGCCCCGCGTTCAGCCCGTACGCGTGGAACAGCGGCAGCGCCAGCAGCACGGTGTCGTCCGGGCCGACGACGGGCGGGTCGATGCGGCCGACCTGCTCGTGGTTGGCCGCCAGCGCCCGGTGCGTCAGCATCGCGCCCTTCGGCCGCCCCTCGGTGCCGGAGGTGTAGAGCAGCAGCGCCAGGTCGTCGCCGCCCCGGTCGGGGAACGGCTGACCGGCGTCGGCCACCGGCGGCGCGGTGTGCACGGCGACGAGCGCGGGCAGGTCCCCGGCGGCGTCGGCGACCAGGTCGCGTACCCGTTCGGTGCCGATCAGCACCGAGGCGCCGGAGTCGGCCAGCACGTGCCGCAGCTCGGGGGCGGTGAGGCCGGGGTTGACCGGCACCGCGACCAGCCCGGCGCGCAGCGCGGCCAGGCAGCTCACCACGAAGTCCGGCGAGTTGCCGAGCGCGACGGCGATCCGGGGCGGGTGCGGGTCGGCGGCTCCCGGCGTCGGGTCGGGCCCGGCGGGTCGCGCCCCGGTCAGGGCCGCCAGGGCGTGGGCGGTGGCCGTCACCGATGCGTCCAGTTCGGACCAGGTGAGGGTCCGATCGCGCCAGTGCAGCGCGGGTCGGTCGCCGTGGGCGGCGGCCGCCCGGTGGAGCCGCTCGACGAGGGTCGAGGCGGAGCTGTCGGTTGCGTCCTG is drawn from Micromonospora sp. NBC_01740 and contains these coding sequences:
- a CDS encoding glutaredoxin family protein, giving the protein MREPRLTLITRPGCHLCDEAKLALDRVVAVTGDRWTEKDVTDDIELEREYGDRLPVVLLDGKEHGYWRVEEERLLRDLTTPQL
- a CDS encoding AMP-binding protein gives rise to the protein MAHRPRAVPDSATVQDATDSSASTLVERLHRAAAAHGDRPALHWRDRTLTWSELDASVTATAHALAALTGARPAGPDPTPGAADPHPPRIAVALGNSPDFVVSCLAALRAGLVAVPVNPGLTAPELRHVLADSGASVLIGTERVRDLVADAAGDLPALVAVHTAPPVADAGQPFPDRGGDDLALLLYTSGTEGRPKGAMLTHRALAANHEQVGRIDPPVVGPDDTVLLALPLFHAYGLNAGLGAVVHHGATGVLVDDLGTDAGLAVIARHRVTVLVGVPSMVAAWSTADAAALAAAMTSVRAVVCGAAPLEPAVATRFAEVAGRPVHVGYGLTETAPVLTSTLVGGEPKPGSIGRPLPGVELRLVGTDGADLWRDGVAEPEDDADELDLSDVTPGTDPGQVVVRGANVFAGYWPDGRGGPDADGWWSTGDVAYADSDGDLFLVDRIGELILVNGFNVYPHEVELVLSAHPGVAESAVLGVPHPRTGETVRAYVVPAPGRPVTGEELLAHCARNLARFKCPTAVEFVDELPHSVIGKVRKTLLRTASSPASPVPSPAASPETRPSAPAGASTTEETDA